The genome window aaggttttcttctctctctctcttaacaacttctttttttttttttccaaatcgaAATACACTTCTTCGAGGTGACACCTTTACAAAAACCTAAGCCTCTTCTTCAAACTCCAAGGGCCTTCTCATTTGGTCTGCATAACTTTTTTGTCTATCTTGGGCAGTCTTGAGTTTTTCTTTGATGAGTTGCATCTTTTTTGAAGTCTCTTTGACAATTTCAGGTTCTAACAAACGACTCTCAGCCAACTCTATCCAACACAAGGGTGATCTACAAGGTCTCCCATAGAGTGCTTCATAAGGTGTCATGTCAATGCTAGATTGGTAATTGTTGTTATAAGCAAACTTTGCCAAAGGTAAATAGTTTGGTCAATTCCCTCTAAAGTCCAAGACACAAGCCCTTAACATCTAAAATTTGGATTACTCTCTCTCACTGACCATCTATTTGGTGGTGAAATGCAGTCTAAAATTCAACTGGGTGCTCATGGCCTTTTGTAAACTCTACCAAAACTAAGAAGTAAACTTAGGGTCCCTGTTCGACACTATAGACAATGGTATTCCATGCAACCTCACAATCTCCTGTAGTCttcatggctagaaaatgagTTGACTTAGTAAGGCGGTTTACAATCacccaaactccatttttcttacTTCTAGTTTTTGGCAACCCTATCACAAAGTCCATAGTGACATGATCCCACTTCCACTCAAGTATAAGTACTGGTTGCAACAACTCTACAGGCTTCTAGTGCTCATCTTTCACATGCTGACAAATTTGACAATTAGCTACATACTGAGCAATGTCTTTCTTCATCCCACTCCACCAGAATTGTCTCTTTAAGTCTTGGTACATTTTGGTACTCTCAGGGTAAATGGTATACCTTGCTTTATGAGCATCTGCTAAAAGTTAATTCCTCAATTCCACATCCCTTGGAACCAAAGTTTTCAAAGGCGTTTGTGAGGCGCGCCTTGAGGCGCGCACTGAGGCGAGGCGCGGCGAAAACGCCCTGAGGCGTTAAAAATAAAACGAAATGCTTGAAAGGCGTACGCTTTTCCGGTGAGGCGTGATTGAGGCGCGCTTTGATCGCGCCTTTCACGCTCCAAGAAGAAGGCGTACGCTTCGTCGGATCTGACGTGGCAATGAACAGAGAGTTAAAAAAAGCCCTAAGTAATCCCTAAAACCCGACTCTCGACTGAAAACAAGCCCAAAACGAAACCCTACCTCCAACGACTCAAGCGGCGACGGAGTGCTCACCCCTCGGCGGCGACCAATCGCAGTGCGTCTTCTCCGGCGGCCGTCGGCGATCACTCTCGTACATCTCCAGGTATGTTGCGAACACCCTCTGGTTTCTCCCTCTTCGTTTCCCTCTCCGCAATCCACACGGGCTTCATCTCGGGTtttcatccaattttttttttttatttctttattttatcaaatcagttatatatatgtatatctatctcctatttaaattttaaaacccccccttctctctctcttcggGCAGTCCACACTTCCGGCAGTCcacatttttctctctctcacagtaggcttttcattttttttttttttttttttttttttttttttaataaagataattatttgttaattttgaattttttatttgtggtttaattttaattttcacctCGATTTTctgtgtataatttttaaattcctttaaaaaaatttggttttttttttaatttaaaccaattaaattttgtatttcatttttaaattcctttaaaaaaaattggttttttttaatttaaaccaattaaattttgtatttcatttttaaattcatttcaattatgctttgttattattttttagtcaattatattgttatatggaaatttgaatattattattgttgatttttttttagaatgagttcCTCCGATTCGAAAAATTCGAGAAAAGATTTTGTGTGGAAGTATGTCATTGAAGTTTCTGGAGAGCAATATTTAAGATGTAAATTTTGTAATCAAAGATGTCCGGGAGAGGTGAATAGATTAAAGCATCACTTAGCCGGAACTCATCATGGTATGAAACCATGCAGCAAAGTTAGTGAAGATGCTAGATTGGAATGCAAAGAGGCATTGGCCAATTTTAAGGatcaaaaaacaaagagaaatgaATTGCTCCAAGAAATTGGTATGGGTCCAACTTCAATGCATGAGAGTGCCTTGTCTAAAACAATAGGGACATTAGGGAGTGGGAGTGGGAGTGGGAGTGGGAGTGGGAGTGTAAGTGGGAGTGGGGAACCTATTCCTAGGGGACCCATGGATAAATTTACCACTTCACAACCTAGACAAAgtactttgaattcaaagtggaagcaagaagaaaggaaggaagtgtgtAGAAAAATTGGTAGATTTATATATTCAAAAGGTCTCCCATTCAACACTGTGAATGATCCTTATTGGTTTCCTATGATAGATGCTGTTGCAAACTTTGGGCCCGGGTTTAAGCCTCCATCTATGCACGAATTGAGGACATGGATTCTTAAAGAAGAGGTGAATGACCTAAGTATCATTATGGAAGATCACAAAAAAGCTTGGAAACAatatggatgttcaattatgtcagaTGGTTGGACAGATGGAAAAAGTAGGtgtcttatcaattttttggtgaatagtCCTGCTGGCACTTGGtttatgaaatcaattgatgcttctgatacaataaaaaatggggaattgatgttcaaatatcttgatgaggtggttgaagaaattggagaggagaaTGTTGTGCAAGTCATCACTGATAATGCCTCTAATTATGTGAATGCTGGAATGAGGCTTATGGAAAAAAGGAGTAGATTGTGGTGGACTCCTTGTGCTGCTCATTGCATTGATTTGATGTTGGAGGATATTGGAAAGCTAAATGTTCATGCTACTACACTTTCTCGAGCTAGGCAAGTTGTGAAGTTTATATATGGGCATACTTGGGTTCTTAgcttgatgagaacatttacaaaaaatcatgaacttATTCGTCCAGCAATTACACGGTTTGCTACTGCATTTCTTACTCTCCAAAGTATTTATAAGCAAAAGCAAGCTCTTATAGCAATGTTCTCCTCAGAAAAATGGTGTTCAAGCACATGGGCTAAAAAGGTAGAAGGTGTGAAAACTCGAAGTACAGTGttgtttgatccaaatttttggcCTCATGTTGCTTTTTGCATAAAGACCACTGTTCCATTAGTTAGTGTCTTGAGAGAGGTTGATTCAGAGGAAAGACCAACCATgggttatatttatgagttgatgGATTCAGCTAAGGAGAAGATTGCATTTAATTGTGGGGGCATGGAGAGAAAATATGgcccaatttggagaaaaattgatGCAAGATGGACTCCGCAACTTCATCGACCTTTACATGCAGTAGGCTATTATCTTAATCCTCAATTGCGGTATGGAGATAAGTTCTCTAATGTTGATGAGGTGAGGAAGggattatttgaatgcatggatAGGATGTTGGATTATCAAGAACGTTTAAAAGCTGACATTCAGTTGGACTCATATGACCAAGCAATGGGTGAATTTGGGAGTCgtattgcaattgattctcgaACATTAAGAAGTCCTACAAGTTGGTGGATGCGTTTTGGGGGTTCTACACCGGAGTTGCAAAAGTTTGCTATTCGAGTCCTTAGCCTTACTTGTAGTGCTTCgggatgtgaaagaaattggagcacatttgaatcggtaatacttctatttttgcaaatttttatacatatatttctatttcaatgttagagaactttatttcattttaacacataaaattgtttcttttattatttgtagatccatacaaaaaaaagaaatagacttgaacatcaaaggttgaatgctctagtgtatgtaaggtacaacactagattgagagagcgaagtctacaaaggaaacaaaatgttgatcCAATCTTGGTAGAGGagattgattctgatgatgaaTGGATTGCGGAGAAAGAAGATCCCCTCCTCCCCCTTGATCTTTGTTGGCTTCAAGATAATGAATTATTCAATGTTGATGCCATTAGAGTTGTGTCATCCAACTCCCAAGAGACGCAAGCATCATCGGATCATATGGTTTCTTCACATTCCtacaaaaggaaacataatgaagtaccaagtaagtacccaaaaattgaaatcataaatttgattaaatttaataaaaaaacttttaatatttacacATAATTAATACTTTATGTTAGGTACAAGTGGAGGCAAAGGCAAAGAGAAGGAATTGAATTTGACAccaattgatgaagatgaagatttagaTGAAATGGGGATACATGATAGTGGACATTTTCCTACTATTGATACattggatgaggatgatgatgaccttggagaggaggatttaagttgaaacaatttactctagttgttatttcatgacttagttatggattttttgtaaaagtttagaactattattatggttgactctattttctatttcatgacttagttttggctttttgttaaagtttgaaactattagtatagttgaatctataatctattttatgaatttgttatggctttttgtgaaagtagggaactagtatgtttttttttatgattctaatgaattgttttcatgtttttatttatgctattttattttatatattttaaaatattaattaattatatatagtaAGGCTCAAAAAGCTTACGCCTCAACGCCTCGAGGCTTACGCCTCGCCTCACGAACACAAAAACGCCTCGCCTTACGCTttcgcctttaaaaactttgctTGGAACACACAATCTTCCTTTAAATCTCACACTCCCATCTACATGCATAGACCAATTTTCATCTACTTCACCTTCTACCAACTGGGCTTTAACCTTCTCTAAAAGCTCATTATGAACTTAAGCCTCCACTATTCTTTGGATAATCATTGGTCTAGCTGGCATACTATACAAGCATGGGCCTTATCCTTCCCAACCAAGACATAACTTAAAATCTTCAATAACTGCATAAATCTCGAACTCTCTCAATCATAAGCTAGACAACTGGCCATAGTTCTTTCTACTCGGGGCGTCTGCTACAACATTCACCTTTCCAAGATGGTAGTGAAgagcaaaatcataatcttctAACGCCTCCATCCATCTTCTTTGCCTAGAGTTCAAATCCTTTTGAGTGAAGATGAATTTCAAACTCTTATAATCATAATACACCTTAAACTTCTCTCCATACAAATAGTGTCTCCAAGTCTTGAGGGCAAACACCATTGCTGCAAGCTCCAAATCATGTGTTGGATAGTTCCGTTCATGCAGCCTTAATTACCTTGAGGCATAAGCCATCACCTTGCCTTGCTGCATTAGCACGCACCTTAGCCCAACTATAGAAGCATCACAATAAATCGTAAACTCTCCATTAATGGGGGTCGTTAACACTAGAGCAGTGGtcaatttttgtttcaactCCTGGAAAGAATTGTCACACTCCTCATTCCATTTGAATTTGACTTCTTTCCTAGTCAATTGAATCATCGATGCTACAATTCTAGAGAAACCATCCACAAACCTCTTATAGTATCCAACCAAACCCAAGAAACTCTTAACCTCAAATAGATTAGTAGGCCTCTATCAATCCTGCATAGCTTCCACCTTGGAATGGTCCACTGCTATTCTTGCCTCAGGAACCACATGGCCTAAGAAATTCACTTTAGTGAGACAAAATTCACTTTTGTCTAGCTTTCCATACAACTAGTGTCTTCTCAAAGTTCTAAGAGTGGTCACCAAATGTTGCTTATGCTCCTCCAAACTCCTCGAGTAAATcaagatgtcatccacaaagacAATCACAAATTGATCCAAGTaagcatgaaatattttattcactAAATCCATAAAAGCAATGGGGGCATTAATTAATCCAAAAGGCATGACTAAAAATTTGTAATGTCCATATCTCATTCTAAAAGCATTCTTGGGACATCTTCTTCTCTCTAACCCTCAGTTGATGATACCTAGTTTTCAAGTTAATCTTACTAAAATACTTTGCACCCTTCAactgatcaaacaaatcatctatCCTTGAAAGAGCATACTTATTCTTCATAGTGACTCTATTCaacttcctatagtcaatacacaaCCTCAACATGCCATctttcttcttcacaaacaaCATTGGGGCTTCCCATGGCGATGTACTAGGACAAATAAATCCCTTGCTCAACAAGTCCTCCAACTGAGATTTCAACTCCTTCAACTCAAGCGGGGTCATCCTATAGGGGGCCACTGAAATAGGATCCGTTCTTGGATATACTtcaatagagaaatcaaactctctaTGTGATGGTAAACCTAGTAGCTCATTTGGAAATACATCCTGAAACTTTCTCACCACTGGAATTTCTACATCTTTTTGGTCTTTTTCCGCACTGTGGAGgcaaattaagaaatttattaatcCCTTCCTCAACACATACTGATAGCACAAATTGGACTTGCGTAAATGGCAAACTAACACACTTCCCCCCAACAAAACAAATCTCAAATCCATCTAACAAACAGATTTCAAACAGTTTTGACCACATATAACTCTTTCACATTATACTAGTAGTTACTGCCCCCCAACAATAGATAATTTGCATATGGAGATTTGTTTATGCTAACAGGGCTCAAAAACCATGGATCTTgatgtttt of Vitis vinifera cultivar Pinot Noir 40024 chromosome 17, ASM3070453v1 contains these proteins:
- the LOC104882433 gene encoding uncharacterized protein LOC104882433, whose amino-acid sequence is MSSSDSKNSRKDFVWKYVIEVSGEQYLRCKFCNQRCPGEVNRLKHHLAGTHHGMKPCSKVSEDARLECKEALANFKDQKTKRNELLQEIGMGPTSMHESALSKTIGTLGSGSGSGSGSGSVSGSGEPIPRGPMDKFTTSQPRQSTLNSKWKQEERKEVCRKIGRFIYSKGLPFNTVNDPYWFPMIDAVANFGPGFKPPSMHELRTWILKEEVNDLSIIMEDHKKAWKQYGCSIMSDGWTDGKSRCLINFLVNSPAGTWFMKSIDASDTIKNGELMFKYLDEVVEEIGEENVVQVITDNASNYVNAGMRLMEKRSRLWWTPCAAHCIDLMLEDIGKLNVHATTLSRARQVVKFIYGHTWVLSLMRTFTKNHELIRPAITRFATAFLTLQSIYKQKQALIAMFSSEKWCSSTWAKKVEGVKTRSTVLFDPNFWPHVAFCIKTTVPLVSVLREVDSEERPTMGYIYELMDSAKEKIAFNCGGMERKYGPIWRKIDARWTPQLHRPLHAVGYYLNPQLRYGDKFSNVDEVRKGLFECMDRMLDYQERLKADIQLDSYDQAMGEFGSRIAIDSRTLRSPTSWWMRFGGSTPELQKFAIRVLSLTCSASGCERNWSTFESIHTKKRNRLEHQRLNALVYVRYNTRLRERSLQRKQNVDPILVEEIDSDDEWIAEKEDPLLPLDLCWLQDNELFNVDAIRVVSSNSQETQASSDHMVSSHSYKRKHNEVPSTSGGKGKEKELNLTPIDEDEDLDEMGIHDSGHFPTIDTLDEDDDDLGEEDLS